In Maridesulfovibrio ferrireducens, one genomic interval encodes:
- a CDS encoding methyl-accepting chemotaxis protein, which yields MNEGIVKFFRLIVVAYLGFLLAACGICSLIVFQYDKEPWAIGSLAISVLVLFLLFGLGLIAILNIYIKTPICSITSFTSRILEGDYAGADKCTSPGLPELRKVVTGLADNYKERLGFSFSILNGLPMPCCIVGLDEKITFLNNVCLDMLGSDENPESYYGRMLSQVFYKDDRKSLIGVCMDEDHSERNREAVFKHVDGSDINVLANLFPLHDVEGKVIGGCCLYINTTELKQREAYIVSQNERIANAAEKAEEVVRELGASAALLEGLVDEAHKGALVQTERSTETATAMEEMNATVLEVARHAQEAANDADNARTSAENGAGIVTEVVESIDEVAVQAASLKSSMEELDNRSDTIGKVLSVIEDIADQTNLLALNAAIEAARAGEAGRGFAVVADEVRKLAEKTVQATAEVHAAILGIQNGAKENVRATDKAVESVEKSTKLAGRSGDALAQIVSVAESTADRIRSIAAAVEQQSAASEEINQSTMEVNRISGETEQAMVESAEAIGRLVRLAETLSEIIQGMR from the coding sequence ATGAATGAAGGCATTGTTAAATTTTTTAGGTTGATTGTTGTCGCTTATTTAGGATTTCTGCTTGCTGCTTGCGGAATTTGTTCTTTGATCGTGTTTCAATACGATAAAGAGCCTTGGGCTATTGGATCTTTGGCTATTTCAGTGCTCGTTCTATTCTTGTTATTCGGTCTCGGATTGATTGCTATACTTAATATTTATATTAAGACTCCGATTTGTTCTATTACCTCCTTTACCTCTCGCATTCTTGAAGGCGATTATGCCGGGGCTGATAAGTGTACTTCTCCCGGCCTTCCAGAGTTGCGCAAAGTTGTGACCGGACTTGCTGATAACTACAAGGAACGCCTAGGCTTTAGTTTCAGTATTCTTAACGGCCTTCCTATGCCTTGCTGTATCGTTGGGCTCGACGAGAAAATAACATTTTTGAATAATGTGTGTTTGGACATGTTAGGTTCTGACGAGAATCCTGAATCCTATTATGGTCGTATGCTTTCTCAAGTTTTCTATAAAGATGACCGCAAATCTCTTATTGGTGTCTGTATGGATGAAGATCACAGTGAGAGGAATCGTGAAGCTGTCTTCAAGCATGTGGATGGAAGTGATATCAATGTGCTGGCCAATTTGTTTCCCCTGCATGATGTTGAAGGGAAAGTTATTGGCGGTTGCTGTTTATACATAAACACGACTGAACTTAAGCAGCGCGAAGCTTATATTGTAAGTCAAAATGAGCGTATTGCTAATGCCGCTGAGAAGGCGGAAGAAGTGGTCCGTGAACTGGGTGCATCTGCAGCTCTTTTGGAAGGATTGGTGGATGAAGCTCATAAAGGTGCCCTTGTGCAGACTGAACGCTCTACTGAAACGGCAACCGCAATGGAAGAGATGAATGCCACAGTCTTGGAGGTTGCCCGCCACGCTCAGGAAGCGGCTAATGATGCTGATAATGCTCGGACCAGTGCAGAAAATGGTGCTGGAATAGTTACTGAAGTGGTAGAATCTATAGATGAAGTTGCTGTTCAGGCAGCATCTTTAAAGTCTTCAATGGAAGAATTAGACAATCGTTCTGATACTATTGGAAAAGTACTTAGTGTTATTGAAGATATTGCTGATCAGACAAATCTTTTGGCTCTCAATGCCGCTATTGAAGCGGCCAGGGCCGGAGAAGCAGGTCGCGGATTTGCCGTAGTTGCTGACGAGGTCCGCAAACTTGCTGAAAAAACTGTGCAGGCGACTGCCGAAGTTCATGCAGCGATTCTTGGTATTCAGAATGGGGCTAAAGAGAATGTCCGGGCCACTGATAAGGCTGTTGAATCTGTGGAAAAAAGTACGAAATTGGCAGGGCGCTCAGGTGACGCTTTGGCACAAATTGTGTCAGTCGCAGAATCTACAGCCGATCGTATCCGGTCGATAGCCGCTGCCGTTGAACAGCAGTCTGCGGCTAGTGAAGAGATTAATCAGTCCACCATGGAAGTAAACCGGATATCCGGTGAAACGGAACAGGCCATGGTTGAATCGGCAGAAGCCATTGGGCGATTAGTCCGTTTGGCAGAAACATTGTCAGAAATTATTCAGGGGATGCGCTAG
- a CDS encoding mechanosensitive ion channel family protein — protein MDISKLENFFRYDLIKWLHELQRSIVKDFFSWHGAIEVVLVPLIFLIGRLFHKRITPKIEASIKNKLPKIVRESLFIKTFLKQIGLIFTVLLFKMSVFIMVSQHYKPGLLVVAGSLTAAWVIIKIASSLVMNQFWARVISTTAWVMAALNVFGLLGKTVAFLDTVGFVYNDKNLSILVIFKGIILLLALIQVATFSNKIAQEKIVKSHSLSPSLQVLLSKASKVGLMTLAVYLGLKGIGVDFTGLTIFSGAVGVGVGFGLQKVISNLVCGVILLLERSIKPGDIIEVGNARGKIKSLNARFIAMETFDKKEYLIPNDSLITGQVINWTYGDNSVRLRIPFGVAYSTDLREAMKASEEAALTVSGVLMTPAPVCRMTGYGASSVDFELRIWIDSPEKGTGRVKSDTMLAIWDSFKEKGIEFPFPQQDIYIKNLPPMVEES, from the coding sequence ATGGATATATCAAAGCTTGAGAATTTTTTTAGGTACGACCTGATCAAGTGGCTTCATGAGCTTCAGAGATCTATAGTTAAGGATTTTTTTTCATGGCATGGAGCTATTGAGGTAGTTCTGGTTCCTTTGATTTTTCTGATCGGCAGATTGTTTCATAAAAGAATTACCCCGAAGATCGAAGCCTCTATAAAGAACAAATTGCCGAAGATCGTGCGCGAAAGTCTTTTTATAAAAACTTTTTTGAAACAGATAGGGTTGATTTTTACAGTACTTCTTTTCAAAATGTCTGTTTTTATTATGGTATCTCAACATTATAAGCCGGGTTTGCTCGTCGTGGCGGGGTCTCTGACAGCCGCGTGGGTAATCATTAAGATTGCCTCCAGTCTTGTTATGAATCAATTTTGGGCCCGCGTGATTTCGACAACAGCCTGGGTAATGGCGGCTCTTAATGTTTTTGGACTACTTGGAAAAACAGTTGCTTTTCTTGATACTGTCGGGTTTGTTTATAATGATAAAAATCTGTCGATTCTAGTCATTTTTAAAGGGATTATTCTCCTCTTAGCTTTGATACAGGTTGCTACTTTTTCAAATAAAATTGCTCAGGAAAAGATCGTAAAGTCTCACTCTCTTTCTCCTTCATTGCAGGTGCTACTTTCCAAGGCTTCAAAAGTCGGACTTATGACTTTAGCGGTTTATTTGGGACTTAAAGGAATCGGGGTCGACTTTACAGGACTGACAATCTTCTCTGGAGCTGTCGGTGTCGGTGTCGGTTTCGGTTTGCAGAAGGTTATATCCAATCTTGTCTGTGGTGTGATTCTGCTTCTTGAGCGATCCATTAAGCCCGGTGATATTATTGAAGTCGGAAACGCCCGTGGTAAGATTAAGTCACTTAATGCCCGTTTTATCGCGATGGAAACATTTGATAAGAAAGAATATCTGATTCCGAATGATTCGCTCATAACCGGGCAGGTTATAAACTGGACTTACGGAGACAATTCCGTGAGGCTTAGAATCCCTTTTGGTGTCGCTTATTCAACTGATCTTCGTGAGGCTATGAAGGCCAGTGAAGAGGCTGCTCTTACTGTTTCCGGAGTTCTTATGACTCCTGCTCCTGTATGTCGCATGACCGGGTATGGCGCCAGTTCTGTAGATTTTGAGCTGAGGATATGGATTGATAGTCCTGAGAAAGGAACTGGCAGAGTTAAGTCGGATACAATGCTCGCCATATGGGATTCCTTTAAAGAGAAAGGTATTGAATTTCCTTTCCCTCAGCAGGATATTTATATCAAGAATCTTCCTCCGATGGTGGAAGAGAGTTAA
- a CDS encoding 4-hydroxybenzoate octaprenyltransferase: protein MIDLLRDTLKLLWVNTVIVCRMIKIEHSIFALPFAYIGIFLAADGWPGIKPFFLLTVAMVAVRSFAMAFNRLVDINIDSENPRTRTRPLVTGELSTFFTFCFIAVCAVIFVVACKNMNELCYKLSYFALGWSAFYSITKRFTKLCHFVLGSVLGLAPLAGWLCVDPHFTLPAILFFFGVVFWVAGFDILYATQDRKFDKGRGLFSIPASLGINKSLTISTFCHVNTGIFFLLAGLSAGLGWIYFTTTAIIAAILVYEHQVISADDMSRVNMAFFALNGVISVLLFAGTLLDILI from the coding sequence TTGATCGATTTATTGCGCGATACTTTAAAATTGTTATGGGTAAATACTGTAATTGTCTGTCGTATGATTAAAATTGAGCATTCAATTTTCGCTCTACCATTTGCTTATATTGGTATTTTTCTTGCGGCAGATGGCTGGCCGGGAATTAAGCCTTTCTTCTTGCTGACAGTTGCAATGGTTGCGGTCAGATCTTTTGCAATGGCATTCAATAGACTGGTCGACATCAATATTGACAGTGAAAATCCAAGAACGCGCACCCGCCCTTTGGTTACTGGTGAACTTTCAACGTTTTTTACCTTTTGTTTTATTGCTGTTTGCGCTGTGATTTTTGTTGTTGCGTGTAAAAATATGAATGAGCTTTGTTATAAACTTTCTTATTTTGCTCTTGGTTGGTCAGCTTTTTATTCAATCACCAAGCGGTTTACAAAGCTGTGTCATTTCGTGCTCGGATCTGTTCTGGGACTTGCTCCTCTTGCGGGATGGCTATGTGTTGATCCTCACTTCACTTTACCTGCAATTTTATTTTTCTTCGGCGTTGTTTTCTGGGTGGCAGGGTTTGATATCCTCTACGCAACTCAGGACAGAAAATTTGATAAAGGGCGCGGGTTGTTTTCAATTCCTGCTTCTCTAGGAATTAATAAGTCGCTCACTATTTCGACTTTTTGTCACGTAAACACAGGGATTTTCTTTTTACTTGCTGGATTATCTGCCGGGTTAGGGTGGATCTATTTTACTACTACTGCTATCATTGCGGCGATTTTGGTGTACGAACATCAAGTCATATCTGCTGACGATATGAGCCGAGTGAATATGGCTTTTTTTGCTCTCAACGGAGTGATCTCAGTTCTTTTGTTCGCAGGTACTTTGTTAGATATTTTAATTTAG
- a CDS encoding DMT family transporter, with product MRLFFIAIAVTFGALAPTQAGINMKLRNFVGDPVLAATISFAVGTLTLIAYSFLAKTPIPAFEATLKGPWWMWTGGLMGAFFVAAAVIVAPVLGAGTMMCWMVAGQMAASIFLDHFGLIGYAVREASPMRIVGVVLVVTGAVLIEKF from the coding sequence ATGCGGCTGTTTTTTATAGCTATCGCAGTCACTTTCGGAGCTCTGGCTCCGACTCAGGCTGGAATAAACATGAAATTGCGAAATTTTGTGGGTGATCCGGTACTGGCGGCAACTATCTCGTTTGCAGTCGGAACACTGACGCTGATAGCCTATTCTTTTCTTGCTAAAACACCGATTCCAGCTTTTGAGGCGACTTTAAAAGGGCCTTGGTGGATGTGGACCGGTGGTTTGATGGGGGCATTTTTTGTAGCCGCAGCTGTGATTGTTGCCCCTGTTCTCGGCGCTGGAACCATGATGTGCTGGATGGTGGCAGGACAGATGGCCGCATCCATTTTTCTGGACCACTTCGGGCTCATAGGATATGCCGTCCGGGAAGCTTCTCCCATGAGAATTGTAGGTGTAGTTTTAGTTGTTACAGGTGCTGTGCTTATTGAAAAATTTTGA
- the tyrS gene encoding tyrosine--tRNA ligase translates to MNIYDELKWRGLIHQVSDEDKVREYLSTPGRSMYCGFDPTASSLHIGNLVPLLCLVRMKRAGHNPLFLLGGATGRVGDPSGKDKEREFLSIEKIEAQVEKIKTQIEGFCERNTGSKAEVVNNYDWMKDISFLDMLREVGKHFTVNWMLAKESVKGRFGREDVGISYTEFSYMLLQSYDFYHLYQEKGCQLQIGGGDQWGNITAGCELVRRKAAGEGYALTFPLITTASGKKFGKSEKGAIFLNAEMTSPYTFYQFWINTDDRDVINFLKFFTFLTEEEISELEKSHEEAPHMRIPHKRLAEETTIMIHGKEELEKVQAATVALFGGGDVKSVDSATLREAMEAAPGVEYAADAIPDLPQILMDLGLVKSKGQARKDITAGGLYINNERVSDFGYIPVDADFIGGEVLLIRKGKKSYGLVTRK, encoded by the coding sequence ATGAATATTTATGATGAGCTTAAGTGGCGCGGGTTGATTCATCAGGTTTCTGACGAAGACAAGGTGCGTGAATATTTGTCTACTCCCGGAAGAAGCATGTATTGCGGCTTCGACCCCACTGCCAGCAGTCTTCACATTGGTAATCTGGTTCCTCTCCTTTGTCTCGTGCGTATGAAAAGAGCTGGGCATAATCCCTTATTTCTGCTTGGCGGAGCAACCGGAAGGGTCGGTGATCCTAGCGGTAAAGATAAAGAACGTGAGTTTCTAAGTATCGAAAAGATTGAAGCTCAGGTGGAAAAAATTAAGACCCAGATTGAAGGGTTTTGTGAACGCAATACAGGTTCTAAAGCAGAAGTCGTTAATAATTATGATTGGATGAAAGATATTTCTTTTCTTGATATGCTCCGCGAGGTGGGTAAGCACTTCACTGTAAACTGGATGCTTGCCAAGGAATCTGTAAAAGGCCGTTTCGGACGTGAAGATGTCGGTATTTCTTATACTGAGTTCAGTTACATGCTCCTTCAGTCGTATGATTTTTATCATCTTTATCAGGAAAAGGGCTGCCAGCTTCAGATTGGCGGCGGCGATCAGTGGGGCAATATTACTGCCGGATGTGAACTTGTCCGTCGTAAAGCTGCGGGCGAAGGTTATGCTCTGACTTTCCCGCTTATTACCACTGCTTCGGGTAAGAAATTCGGCAAGAGTGAAAAAGGTGCCATCTTCCTGAATGCTGAAATGACTTCTCCTTACACATTCTATCAGTTCTGGATTAATACAGACGACAGGGATGTTATTAACTTCCTTAAGTTTTTCACTTTCCTGACTGAGGAAGAAATTTCTGAGCTTGAGAAGAGTCATGAAGAAGCTCCGCACATGCGTATACCGCACAAGCGTCTTGCCGAAGAAACCACAATCATGATTCACGGCAAGGAAGAGCTTGAAAAAGTTCAGGCTGCAACCGTAGCTCTTTTCGGCGGAGGCGACGTTAAATCCGTAGACTCTGCGACACTTCGTGAAGCTATGGAAGCCGCTCCGGGCGTAGAATATGCAGCTGACGCTATTCCTGACCTTCCGCAGATTCTCATGGATCTGGGACTTGTTAAATCAAAAGGCCAGGCTCGCAAAGATATTACCGCAGGCGGTCTTTATATCAATAATGAACGTGTCAGCGATTTTGGATACATTCCTGTTGATGCCGATTTTATAGGCGGAGAAGTTCTACTTATCCGTAAAGGTAAAAAGAGTTACGGCCTTGTAACCCGCAAGTAG
- a CDS encoding TIGR00282 family metallophosphoesterase — protein sequence MRILFLGDIFGRPGRKGIALKMTDLRKRLSLDLIVANGENASSGVGLSLKNAKELLGCGIDILTSGNHIWKFQNLYSYLNTCDKIVRPANVAEGAPGRGWTSFQIREGLSVAVVNLQGRTFMSACECPFRGADKILEEIPSEIKVILVDFHAEATSEKQCLSRYLDGRVSAVLGTHTHVQTNDARILENGCGYITDAGMCGPVDSCLGLAPGPVIKRFVTGLPQKWRVAGGPVELQGVVLDIDEDTGKTVSIDVWKTDPIIGC from the coding sequence GTGCGGATTCTTTTTCTTGGTGACATATTCGGCAGACCCGGAAGAAAGGGTATTGCTTTAAAGATGACTGACCTTCGTAAGAGGCTCAGTCTTGATCTTATTGTGGCCAATGGAGAAAACGCTTCATCTGGAGTAGGTCTTTCTCTCAAAAATGCTAAAGAGCTTCTCGGTTGCGGAATTGATATTTTAACGTCCGGCAATCATATTTGGAAATTTCAGAATCTTTATTCCTATCTTAATACCTGTGATAAAATCGTCCGTCCTGCAAATGTTGCAGAAGGTGCTCCAGGGAGAGGCTGGACTTCTTTTCAAATACGGGAAGGGTTATCTGTAGCTGTTGTAAATCTTCAGGGACGAACTTTTATGAGTGCGTGCGAGTGTCCTTTTCGAGGCGCGGACAAAATTCTTGAAGAGATCCCGTCTGAAATAAAGGTTATTTTAGTTGATTTTCATGCTGAGGCAACATCTGAAAAACAATGTCTCAGCCGCTATCTTGATGGACGGGTTTCAGCCGTTCTCGGTACGCATACCCATGTTCAGACTAATGATGCCCGAATTTTAGAAAACGGCTGCGGTTATATTACGGATGCTGGAATGTGCGGCCCTGTTGATTCCTGTCTGGGACTTGCTCCCGGCCCTGTTATCAAAAGGTTTGTGACTGGATTGCCTCAGAAATGGCGTGTTGCCGGAGGCCCGGTTGAATTGCAGGGAGTCGTGCTTGATATTGACGAAGACACAGGAAAAACAGTTTCCATTGATGTCTGGAAGACCGACCCTATCATCGGTTGCTAA
- the rny gene encoding ribonuclease Y, protein MFGDFFLILFGMALGAAGGYALHRYVNSKRLADSQGLADRIVQEARKEAEAMKKELRLQAQDEVYALKKEQENEYKEIERGLKKQEERLQEKEERLEKKLETVAGKESEVLALEKRMIKQEKKLEELREGLERRKDEHERKLQEVSGLTVEEAREKLMTEIESRTRHEAGKMVRAIEMEAKEEGSRKARKILALAIQRYSGDYINEQTVTAVALPSEDMKGRIIGREGRNIRALEAATGVDLIIDDTPETVVLSAYSPLRREIAKQALERLIHDGRIHPARIEDIVAKVEQEMDVKLREIGEQATFDVGVHGIHPEIVKLLGQLQYRTSYSQNVLQHSLEVAFLCGIMAAELGMDEKIAKRAGLLHDIGKAVDHEIEGPHAVIGADIAKKHGESKEIIHAIQAHHEDIPPQSILATLVQAADSLSGARPGARKELLENYVKRLEELENVATGFDGVSKAYAIQAGREIRVMVDAEKVTDDNTHMLCKDIATKIENNMTYPGQIRVTVIRERRSVGYAK, encoded by the coding sequence ATGTTTGGGGATTTTTTTCTGATATTATTTGGAATGGCCCTAGGTGCCGCAGGCGGATATGCCCTGCACCGTTATGTGAATTCGAAGCGTTTAGCCGATTCACAGGGTTTGGCTGATAGGATTGTGCAGGAGGCTCGGAAAGAAGCCGAAGCCATGAAAAAAGAACTCAGACTTCAGGCTCAGGATGAAGTATATGCTCTTAAAAAAGAGCAGGAAAATGAGTACAAAGAAATAGAACGCGGCCTGAAAAAACAGGAAGAGCGTCTTCAAGAAAAAGAAGAGCGTCTTGAGAAGAAGCTTGAAACAGTTGCCGGTAAAGAGTCTGAGGTTTTGGCTCTTGAAAAGCGCATGATCAAGCAGGAAAAGAAGCTCGAAGAACTTCGTGAAGGTCTTGAAAGAAGAAAAGATGAGCATGAACGTAAGCTGCAGGAAGTTTCAGGACTGACTGTTGAGGAAGCTCGCGAAAAACTCATGACGGAAATAGAAAGCCGGACTCGTCACGAAGCCGGAAAAATGGTTCGTGCTATTGAAATGGAAGCAAAAGAAGAAGGCAGCCGTAAGGCTCGCAAAATTCTTGCTCTTGCTATTCAGCGTTACTCCGGTGACTACATTAATGAGCAGACAGTTACTGCTGTTGCTTTGCCATCAGAAGATATGAAAGGGCGTATTATCGGTCGTGAAGGTAGAAATATCAGAGCGCTTGAAGCCGCTACAGGGGTTGACCTCATTATTGATGATACTCCTGAAACAGTTGTTCTTTCAGCATACAGTCCGCTTCGTCGCGAAATCGCAAAGCAGGCTCTTGAAAGACTTATTCATGACGGTCGCATTCATCCTGCACGTATCGAAGATATCGTGGCTAAGGTTGAACAGGAAATGGATGTTAAGCTTCGTGAAATAGGTGAACAGGCTACGTTTGATGTCGGCGTTCACGGCATCCATCCTGAGATTGTAAAACTTCTTGGGCAATTACAGTATAGAACCAGTTATTCTCAGAATGTACTTCAGCATTCTCTCGAAGTTGCATTCCTTTGCGGCATTATGGCTGCGGAACTCGGAATGGATGAGAAAATCGCTAAACGTGCAGGTTTGCTTCATGATATAGGTAAGGCTGTTGACCATGAAATTGAAGGTCCTCATGCTGTAATCGGTGCTGATATTGCTAAAAAACATGGTGAATCCAAAGAGATTATCCATGCAATTCAGGCTCATCATGAAGACATTCCTCCTCAGTCAATTCTGGCAACACTTGTTCAGGCTGCAGATAGTCTTTCCGGCGCACGTCCCGGAGCAAGAAAGGAACTTCTCGAAAACTATGTGAAGCGCCTTGAAGAACTTGAAAATGTTGCTACCGGATTTGATGGAGTTTCTAAGGCTTACGCCATTCAGGCCGGGCGAGAAATCAGAGTTATGGTTGATGCTGAAAAAGTTACCGACGATAACACACATATGCTTTGTAAAGACATTGCTACTAAGATTGAAAACAACATGACCTATCCAGGTCAGATTCGTGTAACCGTTATCCGCGAACGTCGTTCCGTAGGTTATGCAAAATAG
- a CDS encoding cell division protein ZapA: MPRYTIPVLGLEISFKTDADKVRIEAAKDVLEDRFGELTRGGKDVSREKLLTCLALSLADDYLEHGRKIEMMEEKINALLEK, translated from the coding sequence ATGCCTCGTTATACGATACCGGTTCTCGGCCTTGAAATTTCTTTCAAGACCGATGCGGACAAAGTTAGAATAGAAGCCGCAAAGGATGTGCTTGAAGACCGGTTCGGTGAACTTACGCGGGGCGGAAAGGATGTTAGTAGGGAAAAATTGCTGACTTGTTTAGCCTTAAGCCTTGCTGACGACTACCTTGAACACGGCCGCAAGATCGAAATGATGGAAGAGAAGATAAACGCGCTATTAGAGAAGTGA
- the glmU gene encoding bifunctional UDP-N-acetylglucosamine diphosphorylase/glucosamine-1-phosphate N-acetyltransferase GlmU codes for MHDSFACALVLAGGKGTRMHSEKPKVLKTLLGESMLYYVYNALRPSIGDEIFTIVGFGSEYVEDSFPQMKEKFVLQKEQLGTGHALQQGWERIKASGLEYCLVINGDTPLIGAKSVSDFLEAVKEDGADLSFVTITPKDPCQFGRVIRNKAGQVTAIVEAKDYDESVHGPVSGEVNAGIYCLKISAVEELLSKLTNENKSGEYYITDLVDLAVECGMNVTAVDCGDSIDLMGINNPYELANAESTLRMRIAEKWLRSGVIIHNWESAVIGPRVKIRPGVEITGPCELYGETSIASGVVIKSHVVISDSSIAENAEIKAYSHLEEANVGPKCAVGPYGRLRPGAVLEEGAKIGNFVEMKKAVLGKGAKASHLTYLGDSEIGAGTNIGAGTITCNYDGKNKFKTIIGENAFIGSNTALIAPVTIGNGALIAAGSTITKDVNDGDLAVARSKQVNISRTSQKS; via the coding sequence ATGCACGATTCATTTGCATGTGCCCTCGTCCTCGCTGGAGGAAAAGGAACACGTATGCACTCTGAGAAGCCTAAGGTTCTTAAGACTCTTTTAGGCGAATCTATGCTCTATTATGTTTACAACGCTTTGCGTCCATCCATCGGTGATGAGATATTTACAATAGTTGGTTTCGGTTCCGAATATGTTGAAGATTCTTTTCCTCAAATGAAGGAGAAGTTTGTTCTTCAAAAAGAGCAACTCGGAACCGGGCACGCCTTGCAGCAAGGTTGGGAGCGGATTAAAGCTTCCGGTCTTGAATACTGTCTGGTCATAAACGGAGATACTCCGCTTATAGGTGCAAAATCTGTAAGTGATTTTCTGGAAGCGGTTAAAGAAGACGGTGCCGACTTGTCTTTTGTTACAATCACGCCTAAAGACCCGTGTCAGTTCGGGCGGGTGATTCGTAATAAGGCGGGGCAGGTTACGGCAATTGTTGAAGCGAAAGATTATGACGAATCTGTTCATGGACCTGTCAGCGGTGAAGTGAATGCCGGAATTTACTGTCTGAAAATATCAGCTGTAGAAGAATTATTGTCCAAGCTTACCAATGAAAACAAAAGTGGTGAGTATTATATTACTGATTTGGTCGATCTCGCCGTTGAATGCGGAATGAATGTGACGGCCGTTGATTGCGGAGATTCAATTGATCTCATGGGTATTAATAATCCTTATGAGCTTGCAAATGCGGAATCTACGTTAAGAATGAGAATTGCAGAAAAATGGTTGCGTTCCGGCGTAATAATCCATAATTGGGAGTCCGCAGTTATCGGGCCTCGCGTAAAGATCAGGCCGGGTGTAGAAATTACTGGACCATGCGAGCTTTATGGTGAAACTTCTATTGCATCCGGTGTGGTAATTAAATCTCATGTTGTAATTAGTGATAGTAGTATTGCCGAGAATGCCGAAATTAAGGCATACAGTCATTTAGAAGAAGCAAATGTCGGCCCCAAGTGTGCAGTAGGTCCTTACGGTCGACTTCGTCCGGGGGCTGTTCTTGAAGAAGGGGCAAAGATAGGAAATTTTGTTGAGATGAAAAAGGCTGTCCTTGGAAAAGGAGCAAAAGCCAGTCATCTGACTTACCTTGGAGACAGTGAAATCGGGGCGGGGACAAATATCGGTGCAGGGACAATTACCTGCAATTATGACGGAAAAAATAAGTTTAAAACCATAATAGGTGAAAACGCATTTATCGGTAGTAACACAGCTCTTATAGCTCCTGTCACTATCGGAAACGGCGCACTGATTGCTGCCGGATCAACTATTACTAAAGATGTGAATGACGGTGATTTAGCTGTAGCTAGATCAAAGCAAGTCAACATTTCCCGGACTTCTCAGAAGTCTTGA
- a CDS encoding F0F1 ATP synthase subunit epsilon, translated as MASKLLLEIVTPDRKVLSQEVDYVGAPGIEGEFGIMANHIPFLSALGVGNLYYKEGSRTHYIFVSGGFAEVGNNKVTILAEVAEKAVEIDIARAQKAQEKAKLRMTKAQDRIESARAQAALQRALARLSCKDAAQHAGTTTH; from the coding sequence ATGGCTAGTAAGCTCCTCTTGGAAATCGTTACTCCTGATCGCAAGGTCCTTTCTCAGGAAGTCGACTATGTCGGCGCCCCTGGGATTGAGGGTGAGTTTGGTATAATGGCCAATCATATACCCTTCCTTTCAGCTCTCGGCGTTGGAAACCTTTATTATAAAGAAGGTTCTCGTACTCACTATATATTCGTTTCCGGTGGCTTCGCAGAAGTTGGAAACAATAAAGTGACTATATTAGCGGAAGTTGCTGAAAAGGCCGTTGAGATCGATATCGCTCGGGCTCAAAAAGCTCAGGAAAAAGCGAAACTTCGTATGACGAAAGCTCAGGATCGCATTGAATCAGCTCGTGCACAGGCAGCTCTTCAGAGAGCTCTTGCTCGCCTAAGCTGTAAAGATGCGGCTCAGCATGCAGGAACAACAACTCACTAG